Proteins from a genomic interval of Gossypium hirsutum isolate 1008001.06 chromosome A09, Gossypium_hirsutum_v2.1, whole genome shotgun sequence:
- the LOC107936470 gene encoding zinc finger CCCH domain-containing protein 48, with the protein MDLDGGNRRVFNRLGGSSTAAPDSSKNQKVCYHWRAGKCSRFPCPFLHRELPHPSGPAAATANGSGAPKRFADDSGFSGPALRRGPNFNNNHNNSWGRMGANKVVRKTEKVCNYWVQGNCNYGDKCRFLHSWSLGECFTLLNHLDGHQKVVTGIALPAGMDKLYTGSKDETVRAWDTNTGQCMGVINLGGEVGCMISEGPWLFVGIPNVVKAWNTQTNQELSLSGPVGQVYTMVVGNDLLFAGTQDGTILAWKFNAVTNNFEPAASLKGHTLAVVSLVVGANRLYSGSMDHSIKAWSLETLQCLQTLTEHTNVVMSLLCWEQFLLSCSLDQTIKVWVATESGNLEVTYSHKEEHGLLNLRGMPDSESKPVLMCSCNDNSVRLYDLPSFSEKGKIFAKQEIRAIEVGPGGLFFTGDGTGFRVWKWAEAVPKP; encoded by the exons ATGGATTTAGACGGCGGCAACAGGCGCGTTTTTAACCGACTCGGAGGTTCTTCAACTGCCGCACCCGACTCCTCAAAAAACCAGAAAGTTTGTTATCATTGGAGGGCCGGTAAGTGCTCCCGTTTCCCATGCCCTTTCTTGCACCGTGAACTGCCTCATCCTTCTGGCCCCGCCGCCGCTACCGCTAATGGATCCGGTGCCCCCAAACGTTTCGCCGATGATTCTGGGTTTTCGGGTCCGGCCCTACGACGAGGCCCCAACTTCAATAATAATCATAACAATAGTTGGGGGAGAATGGGGGCTAATAAGGTGGTTCGGAAAACGGAGAAAGTGTGTAATTATTGGGTCCAGGGGAACTGTAATTACGGAGACAAGTGTAGGTTTTTACATTCCTGGAGTTTAGGGGAATGCTTTACCTTGTTGAATCACCTTGATGGACACCAGAAA GTTGTTACCGGAATTGCATTACCGGCAGGTATGGATAAGCTCTATACAGGGAGTAAAGATGAGACTGTGAGGGCTTGGGATACCAACACTGGTCAG TGTATGGGTGTGATTAATCTTGGTGGTGAAGTTGGTTGCATGATCAGTGAAGGTCCTTGGCTGTTTGTTGGCATACCTAATGTTGTCAAG GCATGGAACACCCAAACTAATCAAGAGCTCagtcttagtggacctgttggGCAAGTTTATACTATGGTTGTGGGTAACGATTTGCTCTTTGCTGGTACACAG GATGGTACTATTTTAGCATGGAAATTTAATGCTGTCACCAACAACTTTGAACCAGCAGCATCACTTAAGGGTCACACCCTCGCAGTTGTATCATTAGTTGTTGGGGCTAATAGACTGTACTCTGGTTCCATGGACCATTCTATAAAG GCCTGGAGTCTAGAAACTTTGCAGTGTCTACAGACTTTGACAGAGCACACTAATGTTGTGATGTCCTTGCTTTGCTGGGAACAATTTCTTTTATCTTGTTCACTGGACCAAACAATAAAG GTGTGGGTAGCTACTGAGAGTGGAAACTTGGAAGTAACATACTCTCACAAAGAAGAACAT GGCTTGCTGAACCTTCGTGGAATGCCTGACTCAGAATCCAAGCCTGTATTGATGTGTTCATGCAATGACAATTCTGTCCGGCTCTATGATCTGCCCTC GTTCTCGGAGAAGGGTAAAATATTTGCAAAGCAGGAGATTCGTGCGATAGAGGTAGGCCCTGGGGGGCTGTTTTTCACTGGAGATGGAACTGGTTTTAGAGTGTGGAAGTGGGCAGAAGCGGTTCCCAAGCCCTGA
- the LOC107936471 gene encoding sorbitol dehydrogenase isoform X2 has product MGKGGKSHEETKSGEDENMAAWLVGLNTLKIQPFKLPPLGPHDARVHYLKTMRCADFVVKEPMVIGHECAGIIEEVGSEVKNLVPGDRVALEPGISCWRCDLCKDGRYNLCPEMKFFATPPVHGSLAHQVVHPADLCFKLPDNVSLEEGAMCEPLSVGVHACRRANIGPETNVLVMGAGPIGLVTMMAARAFGAPRIVIVDVDDNRLSVAKNLGADGIVKVSTDMQDVAEEVERICKAMGGGVDVSFDCAGFNKTMSTALSATRAGGKVCLVGMGHHEMTVPLTPAATREVDVIGIFRYRNTWPLCIEFLRSGKIDVKPLITHRFGFSQKEVEEAFETSAGGGSAIKVMFNL; this is encoded by the exons ATGGGTAAAGGAGGGAAATCTCACGAAGAAACCAAAAGTGGAGAAGATGAAAACATGGCTGCTTGGCTTGTGGGTCTCAACACCCTCAAGATTCAACCATTCAAGCTCCCTCCACTGG GACCCCATGATGCCAGA GTTCACTACCTAAAG ACAATGAGGTGTGCTGATTTTGTGGTGAAAGAACCAATGGTGATTGGGCATGAGTGTGCTGGAATCATAGAGGAGGTTGGGAGTGAAGTCAAGAATTTAGTGCCAGGAGACCGTGTGGCTTTGGAACCGGGGATCAGTTGCTGGCGATGTGATCTTTGCAAGGATGGTCGATACAATCTATGCCCTGAAATGAAGTTTTTTGCCACTCCACCAGTTCATGGTTCTCTTGCCCATCAG GTTGTGCATCCTGCAGATTTGTGTTTCAAACTGCCAGACAATGTGAGCTTGGAAGAAGGGGCCATGTGCGAGCCCTTGAGTGTGGGGGTTCATGCTTGTCGCCGAGCTAATATCGGCCCTGAGACAAACGTGTTGGTTATGGGGGCGGGACCTATAGGTCTTGTTACAATGATGGCAGCTCGTGCTTTTGGGGCACCTAGGATCGTCATTGTAGATGTAGATGATAATCGCCTATCTGTTGCTAAGAATCTTGGTGCTGATGGGATTGTTAAAGTTTCAACTGATATGCAG GACGTAGCTGAAGAAGTTGAAAGAATATGTAAAGCAATGGGAGGAGGAGTGGATGTAAGCTTTGACTGTGCAGGCTTTAACAAAACAATGTCAACTGCTCTGAGTGCCACTCGTGCTGGTGGCAAGGTCTGCCTTGTGGGAATGGGCCATCATGAGATGACTGTTCCGCTTACTCCAGCTGCTACAAG GGAGGTAGATGTGATCGGAATCTTCCGGTATAGGAATACATGGCCTTTGTGCATCGAGTTTCTAAGAAGTGGGAAGATTGATGTGAAGCCTCTGATAACCCACAGGTTTGGGTTTTCACAGAAAGAAGTGGAAGAAGCTTTTGAAACCAGTGCTGGTGGCGGCAGTGCCATTAAGGTCATGTTTAATCTGTGA
- the LOC107936471 gene encoding sorbitol dehydrogenase isoform X1, whose protein sequence is MGKGGKSHEETKSGEDENMAAWLVGLNTLKIQPFKLPPLGPHDARVRMKAVGICGSDVHYLKTMRCADFVVKEPMVIGHECAGIIEEVGSEVKNLVPGDRVALEPGISCWRCDLCKDGRYNLCPEMKFFATPPVHGSLAHQVVHPADLCFKLPDNVSLEEGAMCEPLSVGVHACRRANIGPETNVLVMGAGPIGLVTMMAARAFGAPRIVIVDVDDNRLSVAKNLGADGIVKVSTDMQDVAEEVERICKAMGGGVDVSFDCAGFNKTMSTALSATRAGGKVCLVGMGHHEMTVPLTPAATREVDVIGIFRYRNTWPLCIEFLRSGKIDVKPLITHRFGFSQKEVEEAFETSAGGGSAIKVMFNL, encoded by the exons ATGGGTAAAGGAGGGAAATCTCACGAAGAAACCAAAAGTGGAGAAGATGAAAACATGGCTGCTTGGCTTGTGGGTCTCAACACCCTCAAGATTCAACCATTCAAGCTCCCTCCACTGG GACCCCATGATGCCAGAGTTAGGATGAAGGCTGTTGGTATCTGTGGAAGTGATGTTCACTACCTAAAG ACAATGAGGTGTGCTGATTTTGTGGTGAAAGAACCAATGGTGATTGGGCATGAGTGTGCTGGAATCATAGAGGAGGTTGGGAGTGAAGTCAAGAATTTAGTGCCAGGAGACCGTGTGGCTTTGGAACCGGGGATCAGTTGCTGGCGATGTGATCTTTGCAAGGATGGTCGATACAATCTATGCCCTGAAATGAAGTTTTTTGCCACTCCACCAGTTCATGGTTCTCTTGCCCATCAG GTTGTGCATCCTGCAGATTTGTGTTTCAAACTGCCAGACAATGTGAGCTTGGAAGAAGGGGCCATGTGCGAGCCCTTGAGTGTGGGGGTTCATGCTTGTCGCCGAGCTAATATCGGCCCTGAGACAAACGTGTTGGTTATGGGGGCGGGACCTATAGGTCTTGTTACAATGATGGCAGCTCGTGCTTTTGGGGCACCTAGGATCGTCATTGTAGATGTAGATGATAATCGCCTATCTGTTGCTAAGAATCTTGGTGCTGATGGGATTGTTAAAGTTTCAACTGATATGCAG GACGTAGCTGAAGAAGTTGAAAGAATATGTAAAGCAATGGGAGGAGGAGTGGATGTAAGCTTTGACTGTGCAGGCTTTAACAAAACAATGTCAACTGCTCTGAGTGCCACTCGTGCTGGTGGCAAGGTCTGCCTTGTGGGAATGGGCCATCATGAGATGACTGTTCCGCTTACTCCAGCTGCTACAAG GGAGGTAGATGTGATCGGAATCTTCCGGTATAGGAATACATGGCCTTTGTGCATCGAGTTTCTAAGAAGTGGGAAGATTGATGTGAAGCCTCTGATAACCCACAGGTTTGGGTTTTCACAGAAAGAAGTGGAAGAAGCTTTTGAAACCAGTGCTGGTGGCGGCAGTGCCATTAAGGTCATGTTTAATCTGTGA
- the LOC107936469 gene encoding uncharacterized protein — MVAYEALYGCKCRTPLCWTELGERRVLSLELVSETEDKLKLPPKLDHIHDVFHVSMLKHYRSDPLHIVPVEEIKVRPDWTFEEEPVQVLDHDIKVLKKNFILLMKVLWRNHNIEKAMWEPEDVMCQQYPYLF; from the exons ATGGTagcttacgaggctctgtatggttgtAAGTGCCGCACTCccttgtgttggactgagttgggtgaacgacgtgTTCTGAGTCTTGAGttagtttctgagactgaggataag TTGAAGCTACCTCCAAAATTAGACcatattcacgatgtgttccatgtctcgatgttgaAACACTACCGCTCTGATCCCTTGCATATTGTCCCTGTTGAAGAGATTAAGGTTAGGCCAGACtggacctttgaggaggagccagttcaggTTCTAGATCATGACATTAAGGTTCTGAAGAAGAATTTCATTCTACTGATGAAGGTTTTGTGGCGTAATCATAATATTGAGAAAGCtatgtgggaacctgaggatgTGATGTGCCAGCAGTATCCTTACCTtttctga